The stretch of DNA agcagcagggcagTGACATCCAGGAGTTGGCCTCCAAACGCGTCGACATCCAGAAGAAACGCTTCTACCTGGATGTGAAGCAGAGTATCCGCGGACGCTTCCTAAAAATAGCCGAGGTGTGGATCGGAAGAGGCCGGCACGACAACATCAGGAAGAGCAAGCTGACGCTGTCTATGTCGATGGCCCCCGCGCTCCGCTACTGCCTGGGAGACTTCATCGATTATTACGCCCGGATTGGACTGCGGGGGGGCCTCGCGCCTCCGCAGCTCGAGgagcacagcagcagcaacgGCCAGGGCCGCGCGCGCGACTCCCGCCGGAGAGCACAGGAGCCGCACGCGGGGCTGTCTCCAGACGGCTCCGCGGTGTCCGACGACCATGCCCACCGCGTCCTCAAGAGCGAGTTTATCGAGAGAGACAACAGGAAGTACTTCCTAGACCTGAAGGAGAACCAGCGGGGCCGGTTCCTCCGCATACGGCAGACTGTCAGCAAAGGACACGGCACCATAGGCTACTACGGCCAGGGCATCGAGCAGACCATAGTGCTGCCCGCCCAGGGGCTCATCGAGTTCCGGGACGCGCTGTCGCAGCTTATCGAAGACTACGGCGACGAAGAGAGCGACGACCGCGGCCGAACCGGGTCCAGGAACCAGGACGACAACCCCGAGCTTCCCGAGGCTGCGTCCTTCCGGGTGGACAACAAGAGGTTTTACTTCGACGTCGGGTCCAACCGCTACggtgtctttttaaaaattagCGAGGTGCGCCAGCCGTACAGGAACACCATCACCGTGCCCCTGAAAGCCTGGGCTCGCTTCGGGGAGAACTTCATCAGGTACGAGGAGGAGATGCGGCGGATTTTCTCCTGTCACAAAGAGAAGAGGACAGACGCACGGCAGGACAGCGAGGACCAGGAGGACTGACCTTGGCAGTAGGCTGTGTCCGTGTCCGTTTTGCATGTGTTCTAGGAAATGTCCAGACGTGACAGTATGACAGTCCCCCTCATATGTGTCCCTACAGTAGCCCGTACTACACTAGATGCAGTGTCCCGCGTTAACTTTATGGCTCAAAGGGCTGTTAAACTCCACATCTCAACCTGCCAAGGAGTCATGTATTCAGCCCAAATGTCTGTATCTGGGAAATAATATCGACTGTTCTAATGTCTTCATTTCTCAGTGCTATTTAATGCACTCTAGGCACTTAGACAGGGGCAACCCCAGGCCTATTTGGTGGCCCTGAGCAGAattttacaccccccccccatccccttgTAACTTGAAGAAGGTGCTGTAATTTAcagcattgtttatttctaataaGTGACATGGAAAGGTGACGCTAGTGTTATGCCTGCTAAACCATTCTTAATATTTAGTCCCCAACGCCGGGCTGTAATCAGTTTCATGTTGGGCGAATGTGCAGGACAGCTGTCCACCACAGCCCCATCACAGAAAGTAccaccaaaaaacaacaacttgtatAGCCCACAATACATTAACTTCATATATGTTCAGTAtagcatattatttattatgcagTGATTAAGTGCAACACACACCGGCTACATCACTAACAGTATGGGCTCAAATAGAAGAAGAATACAGGTGTTGAGACGCATCATACAGATGGTGTGTGttgccatacacacacacacacacacacgtgtgtgtgtgtgtgtgtgtgtgtgtgtgtgtgtgtgtgtgtgtgtgtggcttcttGTCAGTGGCAATGTACCCAACCCGTTGACCAAGTTCGATAAGGGGACAACAATGAGTCCACACATTTCTTAGCTAGTGCGATACATCTCCTTTTCTGATTCTACCCAACACAGGCACTTATAGTCCACGTTTCCTTTTAAGCTTTGTGTCACGTGCAGATACtaatgtttgatttgtttcttgCTTTGAATCTCAAACACTTGAACAAGCGATGTGCGTCATGTGGCATAAAGAGATAGGTGAAGGTAGAAACCCTGATGTTGAATTGGTAGCTTGGGTAGAAATGAGTGGTAGAATAGAATGGgccatttacatgcacataatatatCGGGTTTTGCCCTTATTCCGAAAAAGACAGTACTAACTAAGCTGTTTCCGTGTCTTATGAAAGTGAAAATTCCACCAATATtcccatttttttccccatcctgattttttttctaacttttcccCCAGTGGTGGACGTGTTGGCCCGTGCAAACACAgcctccctctttccttcatCCATCGTCTTGAAAAACCCTGTTCATATCCAAGTCCTACAATGTTTCAAAGTAGCTGTGTTTGTGGCCGTGCAAACTGTTgactggttggtttgtgtacagtaaccatagcaacgcacagaggtGACCGTAAGCcgtaaacaggcaagaggccGTAAACTGAGGTAATAACCCAGATTGATACTGAATGCGCTGtctacatgtccaaagaatgcttctaaaacccaaataataccGGCATATCATCTTAATTGGAGAAAGCTGTACTCGGAGAATGTCCAAACAGAATATGCATGTTTACGTGGAATTCTGAATATTGTCTATTATCGGAATAATAGTGGGATATTAGCGTGCATTGTAAACGAACTCAAGTGTTGTCATATAAGGAGGGGATGAAGTTGTCTTAGAGTGTCCATGTCTTACCCATGTGTTCTTTTGAGTCCCTAACGGTCCATCAAGTGCTGCTTGGATGGCAGTGGGCTGTACATAGAGGCTCCGTGTATACTATAAGAGACAAAGAGCCCGATTCAGACTGGGACTAGTCTAGTCTGGGACTAAGTGTCCAACTACAGCTGCTCATTCCCGACCCCGGAGTCAGTACTTGgccatttaacccttgtgttgttcaCGGGTCAAATTAGACCTGTGTTCCCTAGACCtaagtttttttaatatcagaaatatttttttcttctaacctatcaaatgccccaaaaatatcaTAGATGCCCTGTAGATTTCATAAGGGTCAAAATTCATTAAAACCATGTCATATTGGACCATTTGACAGAAATCCatgctgtttttctctttaaaaaaatgactccaaacaataaaaaaaattccctaaaaataaaaaaaagtagtacGGAAGACCGAAAATGTGCGTAAGGAGGCCGGTTGGGGGGGCGAGGACCGGGGTTTATGTCCCGTTCctgtcccgcgtgtcactgaaatgtcattttgtaccccccccccccaccatctgTTTCCTAATCCACCTGTCTCCTTTGGTTGTGCtacatgtcagttaaacgccccccccccccagagaatCCTAGTGAGGCCAAGAGTCCCGACAAAGCGTGACTAAATATGACGCCGACGGAAACTTTTTGCGTCAATAACCGACGCCAAAGTCACCGGACCAAGCGTCGCTTTTTGACGCGATGGGACTGAGAATGTGTCGTCAGGTAGAATCAGCCGAGCGACACAGCCACGGTTTAAACTGAGTGAAGAGACGGCGTTGTATCTGGCTGGGACGAGTCCTGATAGAGGACATCACGTCTTCTTGTACTTATTCATacagtataagaaatgaaaTAAAGCGGCTAATTATTGAAAGGCAGtgtaaaatgtaacaaagaAGCTTCATCTATTCTCGCCCATCATAATGTTTGTCCTTTTTACTGAACTGTAGCATCTGGAACGTGAAAGTGTCTGAGTCGGGCCCTTTGTCTTAGAGGACCTCTGACTGCTGTCTCCTCTCAGTGTAATGGAGTTGAGATGTAATGTAATGACTGGTATTGGTGTAGGATGGGGGGGGGAATgcaaaaaaagttaagaaaaatCAGTGTTGTACTGGTGGCAGGCGATTCTTGTGATGCCTTTAGGTGCGTGAAAAGCACAGGACTAGTTGGCTGTGGTGTGTTTGCTGTACTGTCTGGTGTAGGGCATGAACCTTGATGATTCTGTgagttgttttattttcatatgaatggcaaaatatatatatatatatataaatatatatagcaGTGTAGGAAGTATAATTCAAAgcacaatttatttaaaaaaatatgatgtggaattagaatatatatattaaattctTTCTATTGATTTGATTCTGCGTTGATATCCAGTGGATTTGGCTCGAGCGGCACTTTTTCTCAAAGATGAAATCTTGCCTCAGCCACGACATTAAGATAAAGACATGATATTTACTCTCCTGAAAGTGGGATGTGAGTTCCTGGAAAGGAATAATGTCACCTGTCTTTTGTATTCCAAATAGCATTCCTAAACgcactttaaataaaagctGCACTTTTGTTCCGCTGCTTTCGAATCAGCTGACGTGAAGGGACCATCTCTATCCAGGCCTTGGGTGTGAAGTGACAATCATGGATCCCTGCTTCTAGAATCTGACGGGCTGCAGTCACACACAACTCCATCACGGTCGGAGTCCGGTTCTGACAGTCTGGAGATAAACACCTTGTGCATATTAATGCAAGCACCACATGTTAAATAATCAttgtcattgattttttttgtgaaatgagCACAAAATCTGGAAGGCAGATTTTGTTCAGTGGACATGAGCAATAGTAAGATTACTGATGCATGACTGGACGTCTTCCGACTGTTACTATTTGAAATTTATTAGAAACATTGgaatactgtatgttgtgtgtgtaatgtgtaattaTCTGCCTGAAATTCCCAGTTCATTAGCTCAACAGGCCGATCACTGCAGCAGGATCCATCTGGTAAATGCCCTGTCCATCTGATCCCTGTCCATCTGATCCCTGTCCTGCTGTCCAGCTTTTTTGAGTGAGCAATCTTTTTGAATTTTACACCAAAGATGGCACCAAAACTTAGTAGGCCAACATTTTTTCTTCAGTGTGGATTAACAATAGATCACGCGGGCAGTGTTTTAGTACTCCAGACCGGTCTTGGTCTCAAGACCGCTTTTTGAAAGTCTCAGAATTGACTGCAATTTCACTCGGTCTCAAATAAAAGGATCGTATTTCAAGACCGGTCCAGACCACAACTGCAGGGATATCACTAAATTGCTTGTGTATTACTGTATTGAATGTAAAACTTCCTAACAtgcaacccctcaaagtctctgtctCAACCCCTCCAAGTCTCTGTCTCGACCCCTCCAAGTCTCTGCCTCGACCCCTCCAAGTCTCTGTCTCGACCCCTCCAAGTCTCTGTCTCGACCCCTCCAAGTCTCTGTCTCGACCCCTCCAAGTCTCTGTCTCGACCCCTCCAAGTCTGTCTCAACCCCTCCAAGTCTCTGTCTCGACCCCTCCAAGTCTCTGTCTCGACCCCTCCAAGTCTCTGTCCAACCCCTCCAAGTCTTTGTCTCGACCCCTCCAAGTCTCTGTCTCGACCCCTCCAAGTCTCTGTCTCGACCCCTCCAAGTCTCTGTCTCAACCCCTCCAAGTCTCTGTCTCGACCCCTGTTGGTGATGGTCTTGGTTTAGGTGGTCTTAACTACAACACTGCAGGCGGGTTACATTGTATACATATGAATGAATTAGGTGTTCCATCTGGtttgttttgaacttttttattaaaactttAAGCTGGCAGCCCGAGCACAAACAGGAGATCGGACCGTCATAAAaaggaaacattatttttttcatggaTTACTTCTTAATTTTTGCTACCAAGGAAGTATCCCACTATCAAAGTAACGCTCCTCTGTAAAACTTTCTGGTGTTAGCAGATTTTGTAGTTTCTTGCCATGACTTTGTGCTCATTTCACAACATTTCATGAGACCAAGAGGAATGAATTCAGGATAGAAGGAAGAAGACCCTGGCTGGTCTCCGGTCTCTTCCTGTGGAACCGGCAGGGTGTGCTGGATGTCGGGGGTGGAAGCCTCGTCAGAGAGATCTTGTTGGCAAGTTTTGTCGGACTGCAGCGCTAAAACGATTCATGAGAAAGCTGAGTGAGACTTTTATTATTTGTGTA from Etheostoma spectabile isolate EspeVRDwgs_2016 chromosome 16, UIUC_Espe_1.0, whole genome shotgun sequence encodes:
- the purg gene encoding purine-rich element-binding protein gamma, with the translated sequence MMADGCCRGMERGRGKIASDSLPRPTYPQQYVQTGSQQQQQQGSDIQELASKRVDIQKKRFYLDVKQSIRGRFLKIAEVWIGRGRHDNIRKSKLTLSMSMAPALRYCLGDFIDYYARIGLRGGLAPPQLEEHSSSNGQGRARDSRRRAQEPHAGLSPDGSAVSDDHAHRVLKSEFIERDNRKYFLDLKENQRGRFLRIRQTVSKGHGTIGYYGQGIEQTIVLPAQGLIEFRDALSQLIEDYGDEESDDRGRTGSRNQDDNPELPEAASFRVDNKRFYFDVGSNRYGVFLKISEVRQPYRNTITVPLKAWARFGENFIRYEEEMRRIFSCHKEKRTDARQDSEDQED